The Amaranthus tricolor cultivar Red isolate AtriRed21 chromosome 6, ASM2621246v1, whole genome shotgun sequence genome has a segment encoding these proteins:
- the LOC130815530 gene encoding uncharacterized protein LOC130815530 produces MRLSLIVYAGIEVQAGNLFSNLIFCSFLDAVKQKPRRNEMELGICNIIMMIGGYKFKEILTKDSFAQVLELRFEFSWEVILVKTLFTLSTLSKPEDNSLDLKAWERCNTMVISWNMTFLERRVAKSVMYYNTARDVWINLEDRFGQSSSTHLYHIQEDLASLTQSRSSIAEYFTKAKALWDELDNVDPLSIYSCNGCKCDTAKSNLKQQENRRIINFLMKLDEHYSQIRTNILMMEELPNPSQIYRLLMQEQRQRNQ; encoded by the exons ATGCGATTATCCCTAATTGTTTACGCAG GCATTGAGGTTCAAGCCGGAAATTTATTTTCGAATCTGATTTTTTGTTCGTTCCTTGATGCTGTCAAACAGAAG CCAAGGAGGAATGAAATGGAGTTGGGTATATGTAATATTATCATGATGATTGGTGGATACAAATTCAAAGAGATACT AACTAAAGACTCATTTGCACAAGTTTTGGAATTAAGATTTGAGTTTTCTTGGGAAGTAATTCTCGTGAAGACCCTGTTTACTCTGTCAACG TTGTCAAAACCAGAAGATAATTCACTTGATCTTAAAGCATGGGAGAGGTGTAACACAATGGTGATAAGTTGGAACATGACTTTTTTAGAAAGAAGAGTTGCTAAAAGTGTGATGTATTATAACACTGCTAGGGATGTTTGGATCAATCTTGAGGACAGATTTGGACAGTCTTCCTCTACACATCTCTATCACATTCAAGAAGATTTAGCTTCACTTACTCAGTCTAGATCAAGTATTGCAGAATATTTTACTAAGGCAAAAGCACTTTGGGATGAACTTGATAATGTAGATCCTCTGTCAATATATTCTTGTAATGGATGCAAATGTGACACAGCAAAAAGTAACTTGAAGCAGCAGGAAAATCGAAGAATCATCAACTTCTTGATGAAATTGGATGAGCATTATAGTCAAATTAGAACTAATATTCTGATGATGGAAGAGCTTCCTAATCCTTCTCAAATTTATAGGCTACTTATGCAAGAACAAAGACAAAGAAATCAGTAA
- the LOC130816021 gene encoding protein SRG1-like yields MAEPIPLPKKELSSKLVQEIAKNSNEIPEQYLHKNGFPQAIDAPDLWKDALLIDFSLLSSSSTELAKLRSALSEWGCFQVINHGMESSFLGEMIEVSKQFFELPLEEKLKCSAANDIFQGYGSDAIYAGNQTINWNDRLFVTLYPEEKRQLKFWPTKPEKFRGMIQEYSMKLTNMLEPLYKAMARSLNLEEDCFLKHQGKNGLITGRFSLYPRCPCPERVLGVKPHSDGATLAFLLPENGVQGLEVLKDDVWHKVPVIPGALFVNFGDLGEVMTNGVFKSVMHRVVTNDAKDRISVAAFCTPEDSKIIGPVSELIGDHKPQLFKRFDIHEFRRMFFENYAKGRRTIEALKL; encoded by the exons ATGGCAGAACCAATTCCCTTACCTAAAAAGGAATTATCATCAAAACTAGTTCAAGAGATTGCTAAAAATAGCAATGAAATACCAGAACAATACCTGCACAAAAATGGTTTCCCTCAAGCTATTGATGCACCTGATTTATGGAAGGATGCTTTGCTCATTGATTTTTCTCTCCTCTCTTCCTCTTCAACCGAGCTCGCAAAGCTCCGATCAGCTCTTTCCGAATGGGGATGCTTTCAG GTTATAAATCATGGGATGGAAAGCTCATTCTTAGGAGAGATGATTGAAGTTTCCAAGCAATTCTTTGAACTTCCTTTGGAAGAAAAGCTGAAATGCTCTGCAGCAAATGACATATTCCAAGGTTATGGAAGTGATGCAATATATGCAGGAAATCAAACTATCAATTGGAATGATAGGCTATTTGTTACACTTTACCCCGAGGAAAAGCGTCAGCTCAAATTCTGGCCAACTAAGCCCGAAAAATTCAG GGGAATGATCCAAGAATATTCAATGAAGTTAACAAACATGTTGGAGCCTTTATATAAGGCAATGGCAAGGTCGTTGAACTTAGAAGAAGATTGTTTCCTTAAACATCAAGGGAAAAATGGACTAATAACCGGCAGGTTTAGCCTTTATCCTCGTTGCCCATGTCCTGAACGCGTTCTTGGGGTTAAACCACATTCTGATGGCGCGACATTAGCATTTCTCTTACCCGAGAATGGGGTTCAAGGTCTTGAAGTTCTAAAAGACGATGTCTGGCACAAGGTCCCCGTCATCCCAGGTGCCCTGTTTGTTAACTTTGGAGACTTAGGAGAG GTGATGACAAACGGAGTGTTTAAGAGTGTGATGCATCGGGTGGTAACAAACGACGCAAAAGACAGGATATCAGTGGCTGCATTCTGCACACCAGAAGACAGCAAAATAATCGGACCAGTTAGTGAATTGATCGGTGATCACAAGCCACAACTGTTCAAGAGGTTCGACATTCATGAATTTAGACGGATGTTCTTTGAGAACTATGCTAAAGGTCGTAGGACAATCGAAGCATTGAAGCTTTAG